The following are encoded together in the Platichthys flesus chromosome 9, fPlaFle2.1, whole genome shotgun sequence genome:
- the rex1bd gene encoding required for excision 1-B domain-containing protein isoform X1 — protein MLFHVISSVQIPTDFKSLIQRFYHLQAERVETYRLFDEGHEAYLRTGPHYDFDHYRQLVHEITKAFCGISTEVLEIKGKLHHDFDRADLSEHIDKLQSKEKQRLELTAKLQLARQRAQDHPEDEGCQEEIQEIKHEIIKNKEALSEIMQDLKYDSECD, from the exons ATGTTGTTCCACGTGATTTCCTCTGTGCAGATCCCTACAGACTTTAAAAGCCTAATCCAGAGGTTTTATCATCTTCAGGCCGAGCGAGTGGAGACATATCGGCTCTTTGATGA AGGACATGAGGCCTACTTGAGGACCGGGCCTCACTACGACTTTGACCACTACAGGCAGCTGGTCCACGAGATAACGAAGGCGTTCTGTGGCATCTCCACGGAAGTGCTGGAGATCAAGGGCAAGCTGCACCATGACTTTGACCGGGCTGACCTCTCTGAGCACATCGACAAGCTGCAGagcaaagagaagcagaggctGGAGCTG ACGGCCAAGCTGCAGCTGGCCAGGCAGCGGGCCCAGGATCACCCGGAGGACGAGGGCTGTCAAGAAGAGATTCAGGAGATCAAGCACGA AATCATCAAGAACAAAGAGGCTCTGAGTGAGATCATGCAGGACTTGAAGTATGACTCAgagtgtgattga
- the rex1bd gene encoding required for excision 1-B domain-containing protein isoform X2, translating to MIPTDFKSLIQRFYHLQAERVETYRLFDEGHEAYLRTGPHYDFDHYRQLVHEITKAFCGISTEVLEIKGKLHHDFDRADLSEHIDKLQSKEKQRLELTAKLQLARQRAQDHPEDEGCQEEIQEIKHEIIKNKEALSEIMQDLKYDSECD from the exons ATG ATCCCTACAGACTTTAAAAGCCTAATCCAGAGGTTTTATCATCTTCAGGCCGAGCGAGTGGAGACATATCGGCTCTTTGATGA AGGACATGAGGCCTACTTGAGGACCGGGCCTCACTACGACTTTGACCACTACAGGCAGCTGGTCCACGAGATAACGAAGGCGTTCTGTGGCATCTCCACGGAAGTGCTGGAGATCAAGGGCAAGCTGCACCATGACTTTGACCGGGCTGACCTCTCTGAGCACATCGACAAGCTGCAGagcaaagagaagcagaggctGGAGCTG ACGGCCAAGCTGCAGCTGGCCAGGCAGCGGGCCCAGGATCACCCGGAGGACGAGGGCTGTCAAGAAGAGATTCAGGAGATCAAGCACGA AATCATCAAGAACAAAGAGGCTCTGAGTGAGATCATGCAGGACTTGAAGTATGACTCAgagtgtgattga
- the fam78bb gene encoding protein FAM78B: MHSLILVESQSAALFPGPVRLTWLLLTVSLTCTDMGCIQSIACNKSRIKRENIVVYDLSATIDHCPTVIEENSPIVLRYKTPYFKASARVVMPPISRNETWVVGWIQACTQMEFYNTYGDVGMSSWELPQLREGLVRAISDSDGVSYPWYGNTTETVTIVGPTSKPSRFVVSMNDNFYPSVTWAVPVSESNTPLLTNIKRDQSFTTWLVALNTTSREKILLHTIKWRMRVDITVDPTLPLGSRARLVGRVHQDQPRVLTRMEPIPLNAMGRPNANDAQVLMWRPRRGPPLVVIPPK, encoded by the exons ATGCACAGCCTCATACTGGTCGAGTCCCAGTCAGCCGCGCTCTTCCCCGGGCCCGTCCGGCTCACCTGGCTGCTCCTCACCGTCTCCCTCACCTGCACAGACATGGGCTGCATCCAGAGCATCGCCTGCAACAAGTCGCGCATCAAGCGGGAGAACATCGTGGTGTACGACCTGTCCGCCACCATCGACCACTGCCCCACTGTCATCGAGGAGAACTCGCCCATCGTGCTCCGCTACAAGACGCCCTACTTCAAGGCGTCAGCGCGGGTCGTCATGCCGCCTATTTCGCGCAACGAGACCTGGGTGGTGGGCTGGATCCAGGCGTGCACCCAGATGGAGTTCTACAACACCTACGGGGACGTCGGCAT GTCGAGCTGGGAGCTGCCTCAGCTGCGCGAGGGCCTGGTGAGGGCCATCAGCGACTCAGACGGCGTGAGCTACCCCTGGTACGGAAATACAACAGAGACTGTCACCATAGTGGGCCCCACCTCCAAGCCGTCCCGCTTCGTCGTCAGCATGAACGACAATTTCTACCCCAGCGTCACCTGGGCCGTGCCGGTCAGCGAATCCAACACGCCCTTACTGACTAACATCAAAAGGGACCAGAGCTTTACCACGTGGCTGGTGGCGCTCAACACCACGTCCAGGGAAAAGATCCTGCTCCACACCATCAAGTGGAGGATGAGGGTCGATATCACGGTGGATCCGACCCTGCCCCTGGGCTCCAGGGCCAGACTGGTGGGCCGGGTGCATCAGGACCAGCCTCGGGTGCTGACCCGCATGGAGCCCATCCCTCTCAACGCGATGGGGAGGCCCAACGCCAACGACGCCCAGGTTCTGATGTGGAGGCCGAGGAGAGGGCCTCCGCTTGTCGTCATACCGCCCAAATAA
- the rex1bd gene encoding required for excision 1-B domain-containing protein isoform X3, with protein MAERVETYRLFDEGHEAYLRTGPHYDFDHYRQLVHEITKAFCGISTEVLEIKGKLHHDFDRADLSEHIDKLQSKEKQRLELTAKLQLARQRAQDHPEDEGCQEEIQEIKHEIIKNKEALSEIMQDLKYDSECD; from the exons ATG GCCGAGCGAGTGGAGACATATCGGCTCTTTGATGA AGGACATGAGGCCTACTTGAGGACCGGGCCTCACTACGACTTTGACCACTACAGGCAGCTGGTCCACGAGATAACGAAGGCGTTCTGTGGCATCTCCACGGAAGTGCTGGAGATCAAGGGCAAGCTGCACCATGACTTTGACCGGGCTGACCTCTCTGAGCACATCGACAAGCTGCAGagcaaagagaagcagaggctGGAGCTG ACGGCCAAGCTGCAGCTGGCCAGGCAGCGGGCCCAGGATCACCCGGAGGACGAGGGCTGTCAAGAAGAGATTCAGGAGATCAAGCACGA AATCATCAAGAACAAAGAGGCTCTGAGTGAGATCATGCAGGACTTGAAGTATGACTCAgagtgtgattga
- the rex1bd gene encoding required for excision 1-B domain-containing protein isoform X4, whose translation MIPTDFKSLIQRFYHLQAERVETYRLFDEQLVHEITKAFCGISTEVLEIKGKLHHDFDRADLSEHIDKLQSKEKQRLELTAKLQLARQRAQDHPEDEGCQEEIQEIKHEIIKNKEALSEIMQDLKYDSECD comes from the exons ATG ATCCCTACAGACTTTAAAAGCCTAATCCAGAGGTTTTATCATCTTCAGGCCGAGCGAGTGGAGACATATCGGCTCTTTGATGA GCAGCTGGTCCACGAGATAACGAAGGCGTTCTGTGGCATCTCCACGGAAGTGCTGGAGATCAAGGGCAAGCTGCACCATGACTTTGACCGGGCTGACCTCTCTGAGCACATCGACAAGCTGCAGagcaaagagaagcagaggctGGAGCTG ACGGCCAAGCTGCAGCTGGCCAGGCAGCGGGCCCAGGATCACCCGGAGGACGAGGGCTGTCAAGAAGAGATTCAGGAGATCAAGCACGA AATCATCAAGAACAAAGAGGCTCTGAGTGAGATCATGCAGGACTTGAAGTATGACTCAgagtgtgattga
- the crlf1b gene encoding cytokine receptor-like factor 1b: MLSFIFLLLLVPHVWFSSTHVAVISPQDPVLPIGSNLTAACTLNPELGLHSSTLYWTLNGKRLPISSYSVVSSDTLSVTLHNLNGSQQRSGDNLVCHGADGHVLSGSCLYVGTSPEQPVNLTCWSRNAKDLSCRWSPGGRGESHIRTRYTLKYKLRWYSREKECENYNSGKQRHSCYIPRNLALFTPYEIWVEATNQLGSATSDVTTLDILDVVTTDPPSNVQVSRVGDLEDQLTVRWSSPPDLRDILFQAKYQIRYRLEDSTEWKVVDDVGNQTSCRLAGLQPGTVYFVQVRCNPVGIYGSKKAGIWSDWSHPTAASTPSPSERLQSGSCESKPSEQNSTLRRELKQFFGWVRKHTYGCSGMSIKLYDQWRVWLQKSHKTRNQDPLSQPNGTQSRGSSVCAPETLWRVQSPQPHPLLLSP; this comes from the exons atgctctccttcatctttctgctcctcctcgtTCCACATGTGTGGTTCTCCTCGACAC ATGTAGCAGTGATCTCCCCTCAGGATCCAGTCCTGCCTATTGGCTCTAACCTGACAGCCGCATGCACGCTGAACCCTGAGCTCGGCCTCCACTCCAGCACATTGTACTGGACACTTAATGGGAAGCGTCTGCCCATCAGCTCCTACAGCGTGGTGTCCTCAGACACACTGAGCGTCACCCTCCACAACCTGAATGGCTCCCAGCAGAGGTCTGGAGACAACCTGGTGTGTCATGGAGCAGATGGCCATGTCCTGAGCGGCTCTTGTCTCTATGTGGGCA CGTCTCCAGAGCAACCGGTCAATTTAACGTGCTGGTCCCGCAACGCCAAGGACCTGAGCTGCAGGTGGAGCCCGGGGGGGCGGGGCGAGTCCCACATCCGAACCAGATACACCCTCAAGTACAAACTGAG GTGGTACAGTCGAGAGAAGGAGTGTGAGAATTACAACTCAGGGAAACAGCGTCACTCCTGCTACATCCCCCGCAACCTCGCCCTCTTCACCCCCTACGAGATCTGGGTGGAGGCGACCAATCAGCTGGGCTCCGCCACCTCTGACGTCACCACCCTGGACATCCTGGATGTAG TGACCACAGACCCCCCGTCCAACGTGCAAGTGAGTCGGGTGGGCGACCTCGAAGATCAGCTGACAGTCCGCTGGTCAAGCCCCCCCGATCTCAGGGACATCCTGTTTCAGGCCAAGTATCAGATCCGCTACAGACTGGAGGACAGCACTGAATGGAAG GTGGTGGATGATGTTGGTAACCAGACATCATGTCGGCTGGCAGGCCTCCAGCCTGGAACCGTCTATTTTGTCCAGGTGAGGTGCAACCCAGTGGGCATCTATGGCTCCAAGAAGGCTGGCATCTGGAGCGACTGGAGTCACCCGACTGCTGCCTCCACTCCCTCTCCCAGTG AGCGCCTGCAGAGCGGCTCTTGTGAATCCAAGCCCAGTGAGCAGAACTCCACCCTGCGGAGGGAACTCAAGCAGTTCTTCGGCTGGGTCCGCAAGCACACATACGGCTGCAGTGGCATGTCAATCAAACTGTATGATCAGTGGAGGGTGTGGCTGCAGAAATCCCACAAAACGCGCAACCAG GACCCCCTTTCACAACCCAATGGCACGCAGAGCCGCGGCAGCTCCGTGTGCGCGCCGGAGACTTTGTGGAGAGTTCAGAGCCCTCAGCcacatcctctgctgctcagtcCTTGA